CGATAGCGAAGATGAAGACGGTTCTGATTACGATGATGAGCTATCTGACTCTTACTACAACGACCAATACTCTGACGACGATGCTGAAGACAGTGACGAACACGATTTGACTCCAGACGAGGACGAACTTGCCCCAGCTGGTTCTGTTGAAGAGATCGAAGCTTCTGAGGAGGAAGaatctgaagaagaggaaaagaAGAGCAAGCACAAGAAGCATGACcatcaccaccatcacGACCACGACCACGACCACGATCACGAACACAAGTctaagaacaagaagagaaagcaagaggaagaagaaccAAAGAAGGAACacaaggacaagaaggTTAAGTTCAAGAAGGATTTGGAAGAAGGACCAAccaaaaaggaaaaggCTGAGTCAAAGAAGGCCGATAAGACCCCAAAGAGAAGAACTCTTGAAGGTGGTGTCGTTATTGAAGATCGTACCGTTGGCGATGGTCCAGCTGCCAAGAAGGGTGACCGTGTTGGTATGAGATACATCGGTAAGCTAAAGAACGGTAAAGTTTTTGACAAGAACACCAGTGGTAAGCCATTTGTGTTCAAGCTAGGCCGTGGTGAAGTTATCAAGGGATGGGACGTCGGTGTCGCAGGTATGTCTGTTGGTAGTGAACGTAGAATTATTATCCCAGCCCCTTACGCTTACGGTAAGCAAGCCCTACCAGGAATCCCAGCTAACTCTGAGCTGACTTTCGATGTCAAGTTGGTGTCCATCAAATAAGCAAACATATTCTAGCAAAATATAACTATTGTAGTATTTactcttttatttcatccTCATTATAAGCAGGTACTttaactaatatttttttctaactAACAATCATCAACTGAAAACTTAACCTTTTTTGTGAactaaatatt
This window of the Nakaseomyces glabratus chromosome L, complete sequence genome carries:
- the FPR3 gene encoding peptidylprolyl isomerase FPR3 (CAGL0L11484g~Ortholog(s) have macrolide binding, peptidyl-prolyl cis-trans isomerase activity, role in meiotic recombination checkpoint, nucleosome assembly and nucleolus localization); this translates as MSDMLPLATYSLNVLPYIPTPAIDIEMPVTVRITMAALDPEALDDQKQPSTLRIVKRNPNFDDEEYDDLLNGDYDEDEMASDDEEEEEEEEEEEKPAKKSKKSKGKKKDESEDEEEEEESDSDLDEEDDDDEFEEYVLATLSPKTQYQQTLDLTIAPEEEIQFIVTGSYAISLVGNYIKHPFDTPMGDMDDSEDEDGSDYDDELSDSYYNDQYSDDDAEDSDEHDLTPDEDELAPAGSVEEIEASEEEESEEEEKKSKHKKHDHHHHHDHDHDHDHEHKSKNKKRKQEEEEPKKEHKDKKVKFKKDLEEGPTKKEKAESKKADKTPKRRTLEGGVVIEDRTVGDGPAAKKGDRVGMRYIGKLKNGKVFDKNTSGKPFVFKLGRGEVIKGWDVGVAGMSVGSERRIIIPAPYAYGKQALPGIPANSELTFDVKLVSIK